Proteins encoded in a region of the Pocillopora verrucosa isolate sample1 chromosome 11, ASM3666991v2, whole genome shotgun sequence genome:
- the LOC131769204 gene encoding E3 ubiquitin-protein ligase DZIP3-like, protein MATAAAPSFHSSKETTNYARLCRLLVDVGSDVLREAFEKKRPTSNLDTVLSSPPVPTVLQSLKKKVLNPLQWGKLYPAVRSSVASKNFDITLLMVLLRNICGLAPPATGWDTLPPATDTTFEADIVRIKCYRNTVYGHVSNSSVDDPTFNQYWQDIQDSLVRLGGTGYRSAIDDLKKECIDPDFEEHYKELLKQCIMDEVSIKEKLDEIGKSLHEMTEQFGKSMDELKEAIANPIKKAEDKGIVY, encoded by the coding sequence ATGGCCACCGCTGCAGCACCTTCGTTTCATTCGTCAAAAGAGACAACCAATTACGCCCGGCTGTGCAGGCTTCTGGTGGATGTCGGATCAGATGTCCTGAGAGAAGCATTTGAAAAGAAGCGTCCAACCAGTAACCTAGACACAGTTTTGTCCAGTCCTCCAGTCCCTACAGTGCTACAATcactgaaaaagaaagtgtTAAATCCCCTACAATGGGGCAAACTGTATCCTGCTGTCAGATCCTCAGTTGCATCGAAGAATTTCGATATAACTCTTCTTATGGTCTTGCTGAGGAACATTTGTGGTCTTGCTCCTCCAGCGACAGGCTGGGATACACTTCCTCCTGCCACAGACACAACCTTCGAGGCAGATATCGTTCGTATCAAGTGCTACAGAAACACAGTTTATGGTCATGTCAGCAACTCCTCAGTTGATGACCCAACATTCAATCAATACTGGCAGGACATCCAAGATTCATTGGTGAGACTAGGAGGAACTGGTTATCGAAGTGCTATTGATGATCTGAAGAAGGAATGCATAGACCCTGATTTCGAAGAACACTACAAAGAGCTTCTAAAACAGTGCATCATGGATGAAGTCAgcatcaaagaaaaattggatgAAATTGGTAAAAGCCTGCATGAAATGACAGAGCAGTTTGGTAAAAGCATGGATGAATTAAAGGAAGCAATCGCTAACCCTATAAAGAAAGCAGAAGACAAAGGTATTGTGTATTGA